One segment of Neisseria mucosa DNA contains the following:
- a CDS encoding HvfB family MNIO-type RiPP peptide maturase, producing the protein MIQHAGLGYRRDLAEDFLSLSDDSPIRFIEAAPENWLKMGGRARKQFDRVAERLPLALHGLSMSLGGQAPLDTDLIDGIKEMMRRYDCTFFSDHLSYCHDGGHLYDLLPLPFTEEMVQHTARRIREVQDRLGCRIAVENTSYYLHSPLAEMNEVEFLNAVAHEADCGIHLDVNNIYVNAVNHGLLSPEAFLENVDAGRVCYIHIAGHDVETPELLIDTHGAAVLPTVWDLLELAYAKLPTIPPTLLERDFNFPPFAELEAEVAKIADYQTRAGKEYRRAA; encoded by the coding sequence ATGATTCAACACGCAGGCTTGGGCTACCGCCGCGACTTGGCGGAAGACTTCCTCTCGCTTTCAGACGACAGCCCGATACGCTTTATCGAAGCCGCCCCCGAAAACTGGCTGAAAATGGGCGGCAGGGCGCGCAAACAGTTTGACCGCGTGGCGGAACGGCTGCCGCTGGCGTTGCACGGATTATCCATGTCGCTGGGCGGACAAGCCCCGCTGGATACCGATTTGATAGACGGAATCAAAGAAATGATGCGCCGTTACGATTGCACGTTTTTCTCCGACCATTTGAGCTACTGCCACGATGGCGGTCATCTTTACGATTTGTTGCCGCTGCCCTTCACTGAAGAAATGGTGCAACATACCGCGCGGCGTATCCGCGAAGTGCAGGATCGGTTGGGCTGCCGCATTGCCGTAGAAAACACGTCCTACTACCTGCATTCTCCGCTTGCCGAAATGAACGAAGTCGAGTTCCTTAACGCGGTTGCCCATGAAGCCGACTGCGGCATTCATTTGGACGTGAACAATATCTACGTCAACGCCGTCAACCACGGCCTGTTGTCGCCTGAGGCCTTTTTAGAAAATGTGGATGCAGGGCGCGTATGCTATATCCATATTGCCGGGCATGATGTGGAAACACCGGAATTGTTGATTGATACGCATGGCGCGGCGGTTTTGCCGACCGTTTGGGATTTGCTCGAACTCGCCTATGCCAAACTGCCGACGATTCCGCCCACCCTGTTGGAACGCGATTTCAATTTCCCGCCTTTTGCCGAACTCGAAGCCGAAGTCGCTAAAATCGCCGACTATCAAACGCGTGCCGGAAAGGAATACCGCCGTGCAGCCTGA
- a CDS encoding HvfC family RiPP maturation protein — translation MQPETSAQYQHRFAQAIREGKAADGLPQERLNVYIRLIRNNIHSFIDRCYTETLQYFDSEEWGRLKEGFVRDARAQTPYFQEIPGEFLRYCQSLPLSDDLLALMDFEHSQLLAETAQTDSQAVHTDSDDLAYTLSPAAFVRRYQYDVTDELQEAETAVLVWRDKEDDVMYQTLDDFDALLLETLAETPTSLNGLQTMLAEFMPSENAWQDALRQKWADWLEQGILVAA, via the coding sequence GTGCAGCCTGAAACTTCCGCCCAATACCAACACCGATTTGCCCAAGCCATACGCGAAGGCAAAGCCGCAGACGGATTGCCGCAAGAGCGCTTAAACGTCTATATCCGCCTGATACGCAACAATATTCACAGCTTTATCGACCGCTGCTATACCGAAACGCTGCAATACTTTGACAGCGAAGAATGGGGCCGTCTGAAAGAAGGTTTCGTCCGTGACGCGCGCGCCCAAACGCCCTATTTTCAAGAAATCCCCGGCGAGTTCCTCCGATATTGCCAAAGCCTGCCGCTTTCAGACGACCTCTTGGCCTTGATGGACTTTGAACACTCCCAGCTGCTCGCCGAAACCGCTCAAACCGACAGCCAAGCAGTCCATACAGATTCAGACGATTTGGCGTACACCCTTTCTCCCGCCGCCTTTGTGCGCCGTTATCAGTATGACGTGACCGACGAATTGCAGGAGGCGGAAACTGCCGTTTTGGTGTGGCGCGATAAGGAAGACGACGTGATGTATCAAACGCTCGACGATTTCGACGCATTATTGCTGGAAACGCTGGCAGAGACGCCCACTTCCCTAAACGGCCTGCAAACCATGCTGGCAGAGTTCATGCCGTCTGAAAACGCTTGGCAGGACGCATTAAGGCAGAAATGGGCGGACTGGCTGGAACAGGGCATTTTGGTTGCAGCATAA
- a CDS encoding sigma-70 family RNA polymerase sigma factor, translated as MALPELTNAELAESRKLLLRFAHIQLPDRPDLAEDLVQETMLSAYRAAEGFKGGAQVSSWLFAILKNKITDCLRQIGRQRQVFVTRDEEALDEAFEGHFAADGHWTDEGQPQGWDSPEASLNNKEFYQVLQTCLYHLPENTARVFTMKEILGFSSDEIREQCGISHANYHTIMHRARETLRQCLQIKWFSHV; from the coding sequence ATGGCCCTACCCGAACTGACCAATGCCGAGCTTGCCGAATCCCGCAAACTGCTGCTGCGCTTTGCCCATATCCAGCTGCCCGACCGCCCCGATTTAGCGGAAGACCTCGTACAGGAAACCATGCTTTCCGCCTACCGCGCGGCCGAGGGTTTTAAAGGTGGCGCCCAGGTGAGCAGCTGGCTGTTTGCAATCTTAAAAAACAAAATTACCGACTGCCTGCGCCAAATCGGGCGGCAACGCCAAGTTTTCGTCACGCGCGACGAGGAAGCCTTGGATGAAGCCTTTGAAGGACATTTTGCCGCCGACGGACATTGGACGGACGAAGGACAGCCTCAGGGTTGGGACTCGCCCGAAGCCAGTTTGAACAATAAAGAGTTCTACCAAGTTTTGCAGACCTGCCTCTACCATCTGCCGGAAAACACCGCCCGCGTGTTTACCATGAAAGAGATTCTTGGCTTTTCAAGCGATGAAATCCGCGAACAATGCGGCATCAGCCATGCCAACTACCACACCATCATGCACCGCGCGCGCGAAACCTTGCGCCAGTGTCTGCAAATCAAATGGTTCTCCCATGTCTGA